The DNA region AATCTCAGCATCTCCAGCAGAAACATCCCGACCAGAATAAGAAGCGGCCCCAGGAATTTGTTCAAATGAAGCTGGAGGAAATGAGAAATCGCCGGAGCCGATAACAGGCTGCTTACGGTCAGGGAACCCAATAACACATAGGCTAGGGTTCTACCGGCAGTATAGAGCATTCCGGCCACTAGAACAAGGCGTGGATTCCCTACGCGGCGGCCAACAAATGATATGGCGGCAATATTAGTGGCCAGAGGACAGGGAGAGATGGAAGTCATAATGCCCAGCCACAAAGCAGAAAATATCCCCAAGAGCAGGGTGTCCATCAACGCTCCCCTATGAAGTCTGATATCTCTGTCTGGACATAGGCCATAAATGCCTCTTCGTCGCCGACAAGGTCCCAGATTTTGTCCAGGTTTCTCCAACGTATGACCGAGTCAGTTTCCACTAAAGTAATCACTACTGATTGGTGAGTGATGTCATAGTTGCTAAGGAAATGTTCATTCTCCGGTAAATCATAATTGAGTACCCGCCATTGAAGTTGCCCCGACTCAAGCTCCTTAGCAAACCCGGATTGGACCGCCTTGATCGAATACGACTCGAGCTTCTCGCAGGTGGCGCATCGACGCATGCCGTGGAGATAGTAGGCAACGAAGCCATCTTCGGCAGAAGTTGTAGCCAATTCTTCTAATGGCGTCGTCTGCTCTATGCTACCCTTACCAGATACGAGCCAGGCTACCGAAGCAGCAACAAAGAGCAACAGAATGATTGTAAGAATATTCTTGCCGTTCATAATTGAAATGATTCCTCTCTACTTATCAGCCTTTTCAGACCAGCATATCTTTGAGTTCTTCGACCGAGGGTACTTTGCCCGTTACCTTGACGACCCCATCGACCACCAGAGCTGGAGTCATCATCACACCGTAAGCCATGATTTTCTTAATGTCACTAACCTTCTCTACCTGACAGTCAAGCCCCATTTCTGCTGCCACTTCGTCAACCTGACACTTGAGCTTGTCACACTTGGGACAGCCGGTGCCAAGGATTTCGATCTTTTTCATACTCCATCTCGCCTTATAATAATGTTCCGAATATCATACCACTAATGGTAGCCATAGTAATGACCAGTACAACAAACACGACTGTTTTCTTCGTTCCCATTACAGACCGTATCACGAGCATGTTCGGTAACGACAGCGCCGGCCCGGCCAGAAGCAACGCCAACGCCGGCCCTTTACCCATCCCACTACCAAGTAAGCCCTGGAGGATCGGCACCTCGGTCAGCGTAGCAAAGTACATGAAGGCTCCTATCACCGATGCAAACAGGTTGGCTCCCAGCGAATTCCCTCCTACTGACTGGCTGATCCATTCCGAGGGAATCAATCCCTCTTGATCAGGCCGACCCAGCAACAATCCTGCCATCAGGACACCGAAGAACAACAATGGCAGAATCTGTTTGGCAAATCCCCACGTCTGAGAAAACCAATCCTCGCCCTCTCCCTTGCTGGTTGCGGTTATTACTGAAAGGCCAACTACTGCTACTGCATAAGCAGCTACCGGTCCGGCTGGTGAAAAGCCAACGCCGGCGGTTATAACACCCACACCAGTAACCAGCCACCATCTCAATCGGAACCATAATACCAGCATCACGCCCAGCAGAGTAGAGCATAAACCGGTTGCCACCCACTTAAATGAATAAACATTGTACCAAAAACTGACTTGTCGGTCCGGTTCACTCCAGGTAGCGAAAACCAGAATAGCAATCATCGCCGCAAAATACGATGCCGTCTGCCACAACGGGCGTGGGACATCTTCCTCGGACTCAGCTTCCTGAGCTTGAATCTTTGATTCCTCTTCAGAGCGGAAGATCAATTGCATCAGTAATCCAATGACAATACTGAATACTACAGCTCCAACTGCTCGTGCGATACCCAGCTCAAGTCCCAGAATACGAGCGGTCAGGATTATTGCCAGCACATTGATCGCCGGTCCGGCGTAGAGAAACGCCGTCGCTGGTCCCAATCCTGCGCCCATGCGATAGATCCCGGCAAAGAGGGGTAGAATCGTGCAGGAGCATACCGCCAGAACTGACCCTGAAACGGAAGCTACCCCATAAGCCACGATACGGTTGGCCCTGTCACCCAGATATTTCATCACAGACTCGTGTCTGACAAAAGTGCCTATGGCACCGGCTATAAAGAAGGCAGGAATCAGACAAAGTAAAACATGTTCGCGAGCGTACCATTGCGTCAGCAGAAGAGCTTCGCCAAGAGACCGCTGAAGGTGTTCACTGTCGAAGGGCAGATAGTAGAAGATAAGGAACACACCTGTAATGAGAATTAGGCCTTTCCACTCGTTCCTGAAATTCACAATCAATCCTTACTCTTCAGTAGTTGTACCTGTTGCACGACGTTGGATTTGATAACCGATTCGACGCACTTAAAGAAATCCATCACGCACGGTACCCGAAGCGAGTAGAATACTTGCAGACCTTTCTTTTCACTCTCCACTATGCCCACTGCCCTGAGAATGGAAAGATGACGGGAAACGGTTGATGCGTCTGCGCCGATTATGTCAGTCAGTTCCTGTACGCAACGATCATGGCGGGCCAGTTCGTCGATGATGATAAGTCTCGTGGCGTGGGCCATCGCTTTGATCACGGCCGCCCGCGCCTCGAACAGAGCCTGTGTCCTTCTATCAACCATTAAATCTCCTTGTTTCCACCTTTCGGCTATTTGGCAATATAGCCAAACAACTGAATAAAACAATGTCTATTTCATGCCTTCCGACTGGATTCGTTCGCCCTGTCAGTCTGTCACTTTTCTACAGTTACCGCTCGGTCGAGCCCCAGACTCTTCAACTATGACGCCGGGTCGACCCACCATTCCGGCGCCAAGCGGCGGGTGATGTCCACAATCTCGCGATCAACTTCGGCCAAAGCGCCACGTTCAATCAGTCCATCAAGCGCACCGCCTAGTAGAGCCAGTTTATCCCTGATTGGGACCGAAGCCGGGTAATACTCGTTGTTGAAGAAGATACGATACCGATCTCGCTGAGCTTTATCATCAAGCATTCGTCCGATAGCCGCTTCAAGCTGTTTCCCCCTCAACGCACTTATGTCCACTTTTGGGGAGCACAATTTATTCATGGTGTGCTTGAGCCCTTTATTGCACTTAAACTTTAACTGCCAACATTCGGTCACGCCCAAAGAGTTGATGACCAATACCGTAACAGTAATCGTTCCGGCTTCTTCGTCGGCTTTCACACCCTTGAGGAAGGGGAGGTAGTAGCTATCGGTGATGGATCCGAAAGCACTTATTCCGCCAGAATATGGATTCTCGATAATGTCATGGATGGTGAAGTAAGGCTTCTGCTGGAAACGTGCATCCTGGATCATTATCAGTTCTTCTTCAGTGTAGTGGAATCGATCGTTCCAGAGTTCCTCGGCCGTGGCGCCCCTTCGAGTCAGGGATGAATGACTGGTGATCATTCCCAGCGCCTGTCCGCCCCGCCACACCAGCGGCAATACCCCGACGGCCCATTCTGCCGAGCCGCCAACTTCGCCGATCATAGCATTGAGGCAGCGACCATTGGGGAAATCTACTCCGTCCAGCCCCAGAACAAGCGAAGGGAAAAGGTCACCATCGGTATCATATGGGATAGCCACGCCAGCATCGTTGAGGGCATCCATTGCAGGGTGGTGACGTTTGCGATCAATGAAAAAAGAACTAAGTTGATTCAGGTCAGAATGTCCGTAGGAGTCGGCGATAATCTTGGCAGCATCAATGACCGATGCTTCCCGAGGATTGAACTCGTCAAAATGAGCACCGCTCATCCACCTCTGAACATAGATGTCCGGTAGATGGCGTTTGACTTGCGACTCGATCAGGAACATTGCTGTCAGGCTCGAATGCAGTCCTTTGACCGACTTGGTAGTTCCATCGATTACGTCATTACCCATAGAAAGGAGAGAGACGTTTTTCGGCATATCCCCACCATAGGTTGCTCGGTGGTGAGCCTTTCCAAACAACGCCCCCACAGCAATAGTCGGATTGCCGCCAACCTCTTTGCCAGGCTTGGCCCGCACGCCTTCGGTTATTGTCGATTCGATTAATACTTCTTCGCCTATTGGTAACGTCTCGGTGGTCACCTGCAGGACTTCCGACATAACCTGTGCTGCAGTACGGTCGTTGACCCGCTTAAGTTCGTTGATTACTTGTTTGGTGCGTTGATCTTCGGGTATGTCGTTGAGACTTCCGCGACCGTGAACACCAACTGCTACGGCCGAGAGCGCTGCCGAAAATATGGCCGACTCGCGTACCTTGCGATTACGAAGCGCTCCCAGATTGGAAGCCCTGTTGATCTTGTCGTCAAGCAACAGGACATTGGATTCAAGAAGTGATACGTCGTAGAGATCGAACACAGGTCGATGACGATGGTTGAACTCGATAATCCGGTCTTTGCTGGCCGGGTATTCTTTCTGCATTCCCTTGTATGCGATACGCTGAACGGCAATATCAAAGCGTAATTCGTTGGTCATGACGGAATCATCCTTCGTGTTGTGGTCTTCACAATCATACTGAACCTCGCGGTTGATCTTACGGTCGCCTGAGCTACGGTCATCATCTGGTCAAATTAGGGAAGCAGGCGACGATGGCAAGTGAAATCGTGCCGTCTGTTTTCAAACGGAATTAGAGTGATAGCGCTTTGAATTGGGTACATGCTTCTCATGCGCGTGGGGGAGTGATTCTTTGAATGTTCGTGAATTGTAGTAGCTTGGGAAAAAGAAACCGCCCCGTCCCGAAATGTGTATCGGGAGCGAGGCAGACTCTCATTTTAATGCAATCGTACCTTAGGTTATAGACCGGCGAACTGAACATCCTTAAAATGAAATGATGGACGTCTCAGAGAAGAGTACAGATAAGGATCATTGCCAACGGCAACGAGATTTCCCCACAATCCTTCGAGATTACCGGAAATGTTCATTTCGTTGACCGGTTTGACGATTTTTCCGTCTTCAATCAGCATACCGATCAGACCCCACGAGAAATCTCCGGTGGTACCGTTCGTGTTGCCACCAATGAAACTGGTGACAAGGATGCCCTTGGAAACTCCCGCAATCAAGTCATCCAGCGACTTGTCGCCGTAGGTGAAGATAACATTGGATGTCGAACCGCCAGTCGGATCGACTCCAAGCTTGCGACCGTAGTAGCAATCGATAAGGAACTCCTTAAGGACACCTTTTTCGATCAGAGTGCGCTTTCGAGCTGCCATACCCTCACCATTGTAATGCCTTGATCCCAACCCACGCTCGATAAAGGGATCATCAATCACAGTAAGCTGATCAGAAGCGATCTTCTCACCCAGCTTTCCTTCGAGGAATGAGCGTTTCTGCTGCAAGGCTCTCCCTCCCATCGGTCCATAGAGCGCATACAACGGATTACCGGCGGCCCGATTGACCACAACCATATCCATCTGACCGGACTCGATCTTGGCTTGCCCAACTTTCGCCACCACTCTGTCAACCGCAGCCTGAGCCTGCGTTTCAGCATCAGGTATATTACTCAGGAAACGCGTAGTAGCGTAGTCCCAATCGGTTGGACGGCCGCCATTACCGTCGTCGATTGTCACCTGGACGCCAACTGAGAACACAGTGCTCTGTGTGATACCCTCAAAACCGTTACTGTGAACCTTGATGGATTCATTGTCGCCATCATAGTATCCTGCGGTGGAAGATATGATCTTGTCGCTTTTGCCTGCTGTCAGTTCTTGTAAGTTCCTCGCCATCTTGACTCTCTGAGCAGCCTCGACACTGTCATAGCTATCATCAACCAGCTTCAGATCTATCGCCTTGATATCCTTATAGTACTTCGGATCGGGAAGTTTGCGGAATACATCCTTCCCGAGGTACTTGGTCATTGCCACGGCCTTCTTGATAAAGCTACCCAGTGAATCACGGCGAAGGTCATTGGTCGAATGTCCCGAGAACCTGTCATCGACATAAACATCGATATTGAGCGAGTTCTGGGTCGATTCCTTAACCAAATCGAGCTGCCCATCGCGAAATTCAACTTCAACACTGCGAGACCGGTAAATGTCTACAGCCGCATCTGCGGCACCAACGGCTCTGGCCGTTTTCGCTACCCAGTGAGCCAGTTCCAATCTGCCTTTTGTATCCATATCTCAATTCCTTGTGTCAGTTCTATCGGTTATTGTCCAGGTCATGGTCTGGCTGCTCACGAAATACCGCCAACCGTTATTGATGACACCAGAATCGTGGGAAGTCCCATCGATACCGGCACTCCCTGACCACCCTTACCACAGGTCCAGCCGCCTTCAGCCATGGCCATATCGTTGGCGACCATAGTTACTTTTTTCAGGCAGTTTGGACCGTTGCCTATCAGATTGATGTCTTTGATGGGCTTCGTTATCTTCCCATCTTCAATCAAGTTTCCTGACTTCACATAAAAAGTGAAATCGCCTGCTCCGATATCTACCTGACCATTAGTGAACTGTGAGACAAAGATGCCTTTCTTGACATTGCCGATTATTTCTTTGACCTCGTGAGGACCGTCCGTCATGTAGGTATTGCGCATACGCGGTATCGGTGCAAAGCGGAAGGATTGGCGTCGCCCACTCCCGGTAGGTTTGACTCCGTAGAACTTGGCGCTGATTCTGTCATGCAGGTAGCTTTCGAGAATGCCGTCCCTCACGAGATATGTCTCCTGACTGTCCTGACCTTCATCATCAATATTGATTGATCCTCGAACATTGGCATTCTTACCGTTATCCACAATGGAAACGAATTTCTCGGCTACCGGCTTGCCGATCTTATCAGCGAAGATGGACGTCCCTTTGCGATTGAAGTCTGCTTCCATCCCGTGACCAATGGCTTCATGCAATAAAATCCCGGAGCTTCCGGCTGCCAGTACAACTGGCATTTCGCCTGCTTCGGGCATAACCGCATCAAAAAGATTGACTGTGCGATTGACCGCCTCAGAGCCAATTCGATCCAGAGATTCGTTGGTCACAAACTCAATACCACGTCGGCCAGCCAGATCGAATCCGTTGCTCTCTCTTTTCCCATCCTGCTCTGCAGTACAGTAGCCGGAAACTCGAAGCATCGGTTGATAGTCACAGGCAATACGACCATCGGAAGTTGCCACCATAATGTAGGAGTTATTATCGGAGAAACTGACACTGGTTTTGATCACCCGTTTATCGGCAGCATGCATGGCAGCATTGATCCGGTTGACCGCCGGGATACGCTGGTCGATACCGACATCTTCCCATTTCGTCTTGATTGGGTAGTAATCGGGAGTCGGATACAGAGCAAGGCTGGCAATAGTTCCCGGTGCAGTTCCCGCAGAAATACTGGCCGCTGTCTTGGCTGCCAGTTTCATCGCTTCGGGAGTGATTTCCTCGGTAAATGAATACCCGGTCTGGTCTCCCTTAACAACTCGGATGCCAACTCCAAAATCGACATTCGTATACGACCGATTGACAATGTCGTCTTCCAGAGCGACATAGCTGCTGGATGAATGCTGGAAGAAGAGATCGCAATAGTCTCCGCCGTTTTCAAGAGCGAGACCCATTGTCTTTCGGATCAAGTCTCTATCAACTCCAAAATGGCGCATGTAATCGTCAAGATCTGAGCTCTCACTGAGACCTGGTGAAAAAGCCATAGCGGGATTGATCCTGAAGATTGCAGGGATTGTCGCCAATGCAACACCCTGAGCCCCCATCCTAATGAATTTCCGCCTTGTGATGTTATCCATCCTTAATCCTCCGAGCACTTGACTCTATAGTTATTCGCTTGAAATTTCTGACACATCGGAAGTGTACTACTCTGTGAATTATTCGCTTCCACACATAATTGGACGAACAAATGAGCAGCTTGTTTCATCTCTTTACGAGTATTCCCATTCCCAGGCAACTGAGTGTACCGATCCCTCCTTCACGGGCACGAAGGGACATTAAGAGAGGCGGATCGCACAATGGCAACTGATCCACTAATCGGCGAGGATAGAATCCGGGCGGTGCAACAGTGAACCCTTTTTCCTTGTCCGGTTAAGAAATCGACCTTTATTACTGACAGGAAACAGGTTTCTTCTGGTCAGGGATGTTGCGACTATGCGATCTTACTTGAAGTCGATTGGCAAAGTGTGTAATACTGTTTCTTCTCATGCTTGGTATCCAACCGGACTGCACCTGTTGCTGATCGCAGGTGCCGGTGTTTTAATTCGAATAGCATACGCCCGGGGACTTGAGGCAAGTGGTTTCATGGGCGCTTACTCCGCCGACTGTCTTGTGTTGCACACGTGGGCAACCAGTATACTGTCCGGTGATACCACCTCCACTGCGTTTTTCCGAGCACCTCTCTATCCGCATCTTCTGGCTCTGTGGTACCACATATCAGGTATTTCATCCTGGACGGTAATTGCATGGCAGGGTGGTATTGGTTTGCTCACGGGATTTACCAGTTACTTCCTCGCTAGACACCTGTTTGGCTCGACCATTGCTTTGTACTCGGCCCTGGTTGTAGTCGCCTACCCCACACTTGTATATTACGAGGGGGAACCCCTTATAACATCGTTATTTGTTCTGCTCTTTACCTTGACTGTATACCTTCTTGTCCGGGCGGTGACGGACAACGATCTTAAATACGTTGTGCTTGCTGGACTGGTTTTGGGAATCGGAGCCATTACCCGCCCGACTATTATCCCGCTTGTAATCGTGTATCCACTGGTGTCCATAATACAGTTCGGTCGAACCGGACTTAAACGCACTGTTCGTCGCAGCTTTCTATTGGTGCTCGCGATGCTGATTCCGGTTCTGCCGGTCACTGCTTTCAACTACTTCGTCGGCGGGGAATTCGTACCTATTTCAACTCAGGGGGGAATCAATTTCTACATCGGCAATTCGGCCTCCAGTGATGGCTTGACGGTTCGTGCTCCGGGACCAAACCTTCGGATTGGTGATTATAACGACAACATCTGGACTTCGTCCCTTGATGAGGCCGAGTTTCAGATCGGCCGTGAACTTTCTCAGGGGGAAGTCTCAAGCTACTGGTACACCAGTGCATACCAGGACATATTCCATGAACCTCTGAGGTGGCTGACACTCATGGCCAAGAAATTCTATATGTTTTGGCACGGTTCTGAGATATTTAACAACCGTCCTCTCTACTATGCCCGGCAATATAGCTCTTACATGTCCATCACGCTTTGGTCATTCTTGATTAATTTCCCTTCCGGATTGTTGTTCCCATTAGCACTCGTAGGTGGTGTTCTCGGTTATAGGAATCGGAAAAATATCGTGGTCCCGATTCATGCCATAGGTTTGTATGCATTGGTAATCAGCGCTTTTTTTGTTTGTGCCAGGTTTCGGCAGCCGGTCATCCCCGTAGCTGTCATGTTTGCTGTTTATGCGATAGGTCGGTTGGGATCAATGGCCGTTCGAAACAGACGACGTTTTTGGGGGGGTATCGGTCTTTTTGGTTTACTTGTAGTTGTTCTAAACTGGGGAGGCCAAGTCGATTCGACTGGCAATCGCTCTCAGTTTCATTCACTGGTGGGTCAGACGTTACTTCAGCACGGCAAGTATGGACCCGGTGTTATGGAACTCGAGAAAGCTTTGGATATCCTGCCGGATAACTTAATGGTTTACGATGAACTGGGCCAAACTCACCTGTGGCACAATCGCCCTCAGGAAGCAAAACAGATTTACTTGCGTGGCATGGAGGTGAATCCGACCCATCCAATATTTAATTATAATCTGGGACGGATTGCTCAGTCTGAAGGTCACCTGAACGACGCACTCAATTATTACCGCCAGACAATTGAGTATTCCATCGGATTTGATCGCGCAATATATGGTATTGCCTCCGTCTTTGAACAAAAACAACAATACGACTCCGCCCTGTTTTACTATGAGCGAACTAAAGAACTAAACGGTTATGAGGGCGAAGATGCGAGGCGTCTTGACACTCGCATTGAAATCATGAGACTCAAACTCGATCTGGATTAGCGGCTGCGACGGTTTCATCGATTCGATAGCCAGATAGTTCACTCAACAGACCGGTCAACTTCCCTGCTAGTGATCGACTCCCCAAACAAGCACGTAGGTTGCTGGATAGTGGTTAAGGGAGTAACTTGTTGAAATCACTTATCAGATCCATAAGGCGGTTTTCATCCCACCCTTTCTGGTCGGCCAGTTCAGCCAGGGTGCCCCAGAATGGTTCCCCACACACGACACAGGGAAGGTTGTGCTGGATCAAGAAACCTACCAGATCGGGGTGGTCCTGAATGTAGTCTTCAATCCGTGTTTCAGGTCTTAGCACCATAAATTATCCAACATACACCTCATCCCTTTGTTCCCAGGTACTCCGCGATTTGATGTTCTGAGGTCGAAATCTTCTTCGGTCTCGACAGTCGGTACCTGTTTTTTCATCCAGTTAGGGAAGCAGCTCTGCGCGTTAGCCAGAAAGCAGGCGATGCGTGCCGGCCCAAACGAATTTGAGCCGGCTACACAGATTGTCAAAAAGCAAGCAACGCCTGCTAATGGCTGTTCCTGAGCGCCTGTTTGAGGGCTTCGATAACAGCTACCGGCGTGGGATCGACTTTGTTGATAATGGCCAGATAGTACGAAGTGAAATCACCTAACTGGACAAGGCTCAGTATTCGTTCCAGTAGCCGTTCGCCACGCGAATGAACATCAATAACTTCTACTTCCTGTTGCAGGATTATGTCTTTGACGATGTTCATCCGAGCTCTGATCTGTGGATGATCATTCATATCACGGAGCAGGATTACGACCAGATGATCCTTGTGCGGTGCGATGTTGTCCGACCAGGCCACCAATTCATTGTGGTTGAGTTCGGCGAATTGATTGATATAGGCTAGCGTCTTGGAATTTTCACAAAACTGCCCTTTCCAGCGTAAGGCCACCGCATCGGTGATAGTCGGTCCGGAGTATATAATTGGAATCTTGCCACACAACTTTTCTGCCAGGAGCTTGGCCGGGTTGGTTGTAGTGTCGTTGTCCTCGATGTATTTCTCGCGATATTCCTGAAGGGCGGTGATGGTATGCTCGACTTCCTTGATCATGTCCTTCACCAGGCCTATTTTCTCAAAGAATATCAACATCGGAACGATCGAGTATCCCAGGGCGGCGCGTGGTTGGAAACCAGTCTGTAATTTGGCCATAGGGATTTCATTGAGCTTGGCCAGGTCCGCGAGCATACCACCGGTCGTTATGGTCGCCAGCATAGCTTTGCGTTCGATCGCATCCTCAATCGCTGCCAGAGTTTCTTCAGTGTTGCCACTGTAGGAGGAGGCAATAACCAGGCTTTCATCATCGACATATTCCGGGAGCACATAGTTCCGGCAAATATCAAAGGGCACCATGAGCTTGGAAGCGAGGAAGCTGCGCAGGATTTCCGAACCAATGGCGGAGCCACCCATGCCGACCACTACTATGTTTTTGATCCCGTAGAAATCAACCGGGTCCACTTTCCACATTTTGCCGATCTTAAGAGCGTCAGCCATCTGCTCGGCAAAGTCGAAGATGCTATTGTACATATTACTCGGATCCATCGCCCTGATCTGATCAACGTCGTCGAGAATACTCAATGTATCAATCCTCATATGTATTCTATGTCTTGATTTGTCTATTATTTTGTGCCGCTTCCAGATCGTAAAGACGATCCATCAGCGCGTTTGGTGACTCGGCCGCAAGTATTGATCTGGTCATATGACGCATAACGGTTGAGTCGATTGTTTTTATTGTCCGACAAACATCTACGATACGGTTGGGACTCATGGAGAGGGTATCAATTCCCATCCCTATCAGAAGCGGTACGGCCAATATTTCTCCAGCCAACTCGCCACACACTGCTACCGGGACACCATCATCGTGACAGGCATCCACTACCATTCGAACCATGCTCAGCACAGCCGGATGGAGGGGGTTGTACAGACCGGCGACGCGGCGGTTCCCACGATCGGCAGCCAGGACATACTGGGTCAGGTCGTTGGTTCCAAGCGAAACAAAATCTGCTCTCTTGATAAGTGTCGCAGCTGTCATCGCCGCCGAAGGAACCTCTATCATGATACCAATCTTTATGTCAGAGTCATGATCGATACCTTTGCGGCGCAACCCGAGCCTGACTTGAGAGATAAGCCTCCTGGCCCGGTCAATCTCAGAGCGATCTGATATCATCGGCAGCATAATCCTGAGATTGCGGCGCGTGGAGGCACGCAGTATGGCCCGTATCTGAGTCTTGAAAACGGTGCTCATATCCAGTAAAGCGCGAATGCCACGCCAGCCCAGAGCCGGATTGTCCTCAGTCGGCCAATTTGATTCTGGCGAAAGTTTGTCATATCCGAGGTCAAAAACGCGCAGTGTTACCGGCGCTGGTGCAAATTTCTGGGCAATGGCACTATAATACTGGTACTGTGTCTCCTCGTCTGGCATCTTGCGATGGGCCAAACAGAGAAACTCCGTCCGATACAAACCAACCGGAATCTGTTGTTCGGCCAGAAGGTCGTCGGCCGGTCCGGGTAAGCTCAGGTTGGCGGCGATGCCGATCTCACGACCGTCGGTGGTTACCGGAGGAAATACCTTGAGTTTTCTGATTCGTTTCAGAAGGG from Candidatus Zixiibacteriota bacterium includes:
- a CDS encoding TldD/PmbA family protein, with the translated sequence MDNITRRKFIRMGAQGVALATIPAIFRINPAMAFSPGLSESSDLDDYMRHFGVDRDLIRKTMGLALENGGDYCDLFFQHSSSSYVALEDDIVNRSYTNVDFGVGIRVVKGDQTGYSFTEEITPEAMKLAAKTAASISAGTAPGTIASLALYPTPDYYPIKTKWEDVGIDQRIPAVNRINAAMHAADKRVIKTSVSFSDNNSYIMVATSDGRIACDYQPMLRVSGYCTAEQDGKRESNGFDLAGRRGIEFVTNESLDRIGSEAVNRTVNLFDAVMPEAGEMPVVLAAGSSGILLHEAIGHGMEADFNRKGTSIFADKIGKPVAEKFVSIVDNGKNANVRGSINIDDEGQDSQETYLVRDGILESYLHDRISAKFYGVKPTGSGRRQSFRFAPIPRMRNTYMTDGPHEVKEIIGNVKKGIFVSQFTNGQVDIGAGDFTFYVKSGNLIEDGKITKPIKDINLIGNGPNCLKKVTMVANDMAMAEGGWTCGKGGQGVPVSMGLPTILVSSITVGGIS
- a CDS encoding permease, with amino-acid sequence MNFRNEWKGLILITGVFLIFYYLPFDSEHLQRSLGEALLLTQWYAREHVLLCLIPAFFIAGAIGTFVRHESVMKYLGDRANRIVAYGVASVSGSVLAVCSCTILPLFAGIYRMGAGLGPATAFLYAGPAINVLAIILTARILGLELGIARAVGAVVFSIVIGLLMQLIFRSEEESKIQAQEAESEEDVPRPLWQTASYFAAMIAILVFATWSEPDRQVSFWYNVYSFKWVATGLCSTLLGVMLVLWFRLRWWLVTGVGVITAGVGFSPAGPVAAYAVAVVGLSVITATSKGEGEDWFSQTWGFAKQILPLLFFGVLMAGLLLGRPDQEGLIPSEWISQSVGGNSLGANLFASVIGAFMYFATLTEVPILQGLLGSGMGKGPALALLLAGPALSLPNMLVIRSVMGTKKTVVFVVLVITMATISGMIFGTLL
- a CDS encoding TM0996/MTH895 family glutaredoxin-like protein produces the protein MKKIEILGTGCPKCDKLKCQVDEVAAEMGLDCQVEKVSDIKKIMAYGVMMTPALVVDGVVKVTGKVPSVEELKDMLV
- a CDS encoding TldD/PmbA family protein; translation: MDTKGRLELAHWVAKTARAVGAADAAVDIYRSRSVEVEFRDGQLDLVKESTQNSLNIDVYVDDRFSGHSTNDLRRDSLGSFIKKAVAMTKYLGKDVFRKLPDPKYYKDIKAIDLKLVDDSYDSVEAAQRVKMARNLQELTAGKSDKIISSTAGYYDGDNESIKVHSNGFEGITQSTVFSVGVQVTIDDGNGGRPTDWDYATTRFLSNIPDAETQAQAAVDRVVAKVGQAKIESGQMDMVVVNRAAGNPLYALYGPMGGRALQQKRSFLEGKLGEKIASDQLTVIDDPFIERGLGSRHYNGEGMAARKRTLIEKGVLKEFLIDCYYGRKLGVDPTGGSTSNVIFTYGDKSLDDLIAGVSKGILVTSFIGGNTNGTTGDFSWGLIGMLIEDGKIVKPVNEMNISGNLEGLWGNLVAVGNDPYLYSSLRRPSFHFKDVQFAGL
- a CDS encoding metalloregulator ArsR/SmtB family transcription factor, coding for MVDRRTQALFEARAAVIKAMAHATRLIIIDELARHDRCVQELTDIIGADASTVSRHLSILRAVGIVESEKKGLQVFYSLRVPCVMDFFKCVESVIKSNVVQQVQLLKSKD
- a CDS encoding fructose-bisphosphatase class II — protein: MTNELRFDIAVQRIAYKGMQKEYPASKDRIIEFNHRHRPVFDLYDVSLLESNVLLLDDKINRASNLGALRNRKVRESAIFSAALSAVAVGVHGRGSLNDIPEDQRTKQVINELKRVNDRTAAQVMSEVLQVTTETLPIGEEVLIESTITEGVRAKPGKEVGGNPTIAVGALFGKAHHRATYGGDMPKNVSLLSMGNDVIDGTTKSVKGLHSSLTAMFLIESQVKRHLPDIYVQRWMSGAHFDEFNPREASVIDAAKIIADSYGHSDLNQLSSFFIDRKRHHPAMDALNDAGVAIPYDTDGDLFPSLVLGLDGVDFPNGRCLNAMIGEVGGSAEWAVGVLPLVWRGGQALGMITSHSSLTRRGATAEELWNDRFHYTEEELIMIQDARFQQKPYFTIHDIIENPYSGGISAFGSITDSYYLPFLKGVKADEEAGTITVTVLVINSLGVTECWQLKFKCNKGLKHTMNKLCSPKVDISALRGKQLEAAIGRMLDDKAQRDRYRIFFNNEYYPASVPIRDKLALLGGALDGLIERGALAEVDREIVDITRRLAPEWWVDPAS
- a CDS encoding glycosyltransferase family 39 protein; the protein is MRSYLKSIGKVCNTVSSHAWYPTGLHLLLIAGAGVLIRIAYARGLEASGFMGAYSADCLVLHTWATSILSGDTTSTAFFRAPLYPHLLALWYHISGISSWTVIAWQGGIGLLTGFTSYFLARHLFGSTIALYSALVVVAYPTLVYYEGEPLITSLFVLLFTLTVYLLVRAVTDNDLKYVVLAGLVLGIGAITRPTIIPLVIVYPLVSIIQFGRTGLKRTVRRSFLLVLAMLIPVLPVTAFNYFVGGEFVPISTQGGINFYIGNSASSDGLTVRAPGPNLRIGDYNDNIWTSSLDEAEFQIGRELSQGEVSSYWYTSAYQDIFHEPLRWLTLMAKKFYMFWHGSEIFNNRPLYYARQYSSYMSITLWSFLINFPSGLLFPLALVGGVLGYRNRKNIVVPIHAIGLYALVISAFFVCARFRQPVIPVAVMFAVYAIGRLGSMAVRNRRRFWGGIGLFGLLVVVLNWGGQVDSTGNRSQFHSLVGQTLLQHGKYGPGVMELEKALDILPDNLMVYDELGQTHLWHNRPQEAKQIYLRGMEVNPTHPIFNYNLGRIAQSEGHLNDALNYYRQTIEYSIGFDRAIYGIASVFEQKQQYDSALFYYERTKELNGYEGEDARRLDTRIEIMRLKLDLD